A single Penaeus chinensis breed Huanghai No. 1 chromosome 7, ASM1920278v2, whole genome shotgun sequence DNA region contains:
- the LOC125027387 gene encoding ubiquitin carboxyl-terminal hydrolase 20-like isoform X4 — protein sequence MAVGAPCPHLHIIDKSYSARIIAEKKEGTCEWCGAGGTSLWLCLYSGCMRIGCGEAHADHSSWHNNQFPSHCITLNLTNHRAWCYMCEMEVTASVKASLSIPPGQQQHLGGPISAPGVSLAQPITPGESSAEEEEEEDEEDGEDVKARGLVGLRNLGLTCYMNAALQALSNSMPLAHFMIECPAFLRTDRKTPGLARPFQRLMLEMWHRKRPSFVTPSVLYHGFKQLYPMFRGFTQQDSQEFLRYFMDQLHEELREPVHSSHEDEESEMEADDEDLSSASLSEREESQSEAEYETCDSGVSEQSSASSSQHRSKRKKRQHGVDVEAGMSHRSSNRNLILPDHDPSEFSDAVSDTTLLDTESAGGLSSTTSPQVHSSGTSGIGSSKPSMASLTSSYRGKGQVNPLSNLGRRKKPPLYRSIISDVFDGTIVSSVQCLTCNTISSRKETFQDLSLPIPSSDQLSILQHSSVTQMQHQVGGGGNNSSSLHLAKASCDATTDGWLWWMWVWLRSWLWGPAVSLHHCLAAFFSADELKGDNMYSCEKCGKLRNGVKYSKVVHLPEVLIIHLKRFRHEYMFSSKISQYVSFPLHGLDLTPFLHKDCTSEVVTYDLYAVICHHGTAGGGHYTSYCQNWSNGRWYEFDDQYVTEVSPETVAKCEAYCLFYKKASIEMTARRQRTVELMQVASREPSLMQFYVSKQWVNKFNTFAEPGPIDNSDFLCPHGGVQPQKASYVEDLVMLLYQGVWEYLHQVFGGGPACTRLYECVTCRAELEALLHRQSSELDMFIRLHKMFQDEEHPSIVYAISMRWFRQWESFVRGREQEPPGPIDNSSICTSKIGQPMLKAGSDYAQISEEMWYFFYEIYGGGPELFVRYGSPPGAARRQERLDGSRQEGIKSEQLQSSARSLSTENLPYKSNPGMAQVQSLANRQRTVSASEQLVQMVPTHSTKPSGTDQDSQTPEGQPCLAQPMEEDEEEEEEETETVAPDSSAAMHIPATTKKPG from the exons GGCACATGCGAGTGGTGCGGCGCGGGCGGGACGAGCCTGTGGCTGTGCCTGTACTCAGGCTGCATGCGCATCGGGTGCGGGGAGGCCCATGCCGACCACTCCTCCTGGCACAACAACCAGTTCCCGTCTCACTGTATCACCCTTAACCTCACCAACCACCGCGCCTGGTGCTACATGTGCGAGATGGAG GTAACAGCATCAGTGAAAGCCAGCCTCAGCATCCCCCCAGGTCAGCAACAGCACTTGGGGGGTCCCATCAGCGCCCCAGGGGTCAGTCTGGCACAGCCTATCACGCCAGGAGAATCAagcgcagaggaagaagaagaggaagatgaggaggatggagaggatgtGAAAGCTAGAG GACTTGTTGGGCTGCGGAACCTGGGTCTGACATGCTACATGAACGCAGCACTGCAAGCCCTAAGCAACTCCATGCCCCTCGCACATTTCATGATTGAGTGCCCAGCCTTCTTGAGAACAGACCGCAAGACACCTGGTCTTGCGCGACCTTTCCAGAGGCTAATGCTAGAGATGTGGCACAGGAAGAGACCCAGCTTTGTCACACCCTCGGTTCTGTACCATGGCTTCAAGCAG CTCTACCCAATGTTCCGAGGCTTCACACAACAAGATTCTCAGGAGTTTCTACGCTACTTCATGGACCAGCTTCACGAGGAGCTCCGCGAACCTGTGCATTCCTCACATGAAGACGAGGAGAGTGAAATGGAAG CAGATGACGAAGACCTCTCATCTGCCAGTCTATCAGAGCGAGAGGAGTCGCAGTCAGAGGCCGAGTACGAGACTTGTGACTCTGGGGTCTCGGAACAGTCATCAGCCTCGTCTAGCCAACATcgcagcaagagaaaaaaaaggcaacatgGTGTAGATGTTGAAGCAGGCATGAGTCATAGAAGCAGTAAtcg GAACCTGATCCTACCCGACCACGACCCCAGCGAATTCTCCGATGCCGTGTCAGACACAACACTCTTGGATACAGAATCTGCGGGGGGACtgtcctccaccacctccccacaGGTTCACTCCTCTGGCACCAGTGGTATCGGCTCTAGTAAACCCTCCATGGCATCCCTTACATCATCTTATAGAG GCAAAGGTCAGGTCAACCCCTTAAGCAACCTCGGAAGGAGAAAAAAGCCCCCCCTCTACAGGAGCATCATCTCGGACGTATTCGATGGCACCATCGTCAGCTCAGTACAGTGCCTGACGTGTAATACCATCTCATCACGCAAAGAGACCTTCCAGGACCTCAGCCTTCCCATCCCAAGCAGTGACCAGCTTAGCATCCTTCAGCACTCGTCTGTCACACAGATGCAGCACCAGGTCGGTGGGGGTGGCAACAACAGTAGCAGCCTCCATCTCGCCAAAGCCTCCTGTGATGCCACCACAGATGG ATGGTTGTGGTGGATGTGGGTTTGGCTGCGGTCATGGCTATGGGGTCCAGCTGTGTCGCTGCATCACTGCCTGGCCGCCTTCTTCAGTGCAGATGAGCTCAAGGGGGACAACATGTACTCATGTGAGAAGTGTGGCAAACTCCGCAATGGTGTCAAATACTCCAAGGTTGTGCACTTGCCTGAAGTGCTCATTATACACCTCAAGAGGTTCCGCCATGAGTACATGTTCAGTTCTAAAATCAGCCAGTATGTGTCATTCCCTCTGCATGGCTTGGatctcacaccttttctacacAAAG ATTGCACATCGGAGGTGGTTACCTATGACCTCTATGCTGTCATCTGCCACCATGGCACAGCGGGAGGGGGACACTATACATCCTACTGCCAGAACTGGAGCAATGGTAGATGGTATGAGTTTGACGACCAGTATGTCACTGAGGTCTCCCCTGAGACTGTGGCCAAGTGTGAGGCCTACTGTCTCTTCTATAAGAAAGCCAGTATTGAGATGACAGCGCGTAGGCAGAGGACAGTCGAGCTGATGCAG GTGGCATCCAGAGAGCCATCATTAATGCAGTTCTATGTATCAAAGCAGTGGGTCAACAAATTCAACACTTTTGCCGAGCCAGGACCCATTGACAATTCCGATTTTCTCTGTCCCCATGGCGGAGTGCAGCCGCAGAAG gccAGTTACGTAGAGGATCTGGTGATGCTGCTGTACCAAGGTGTATGGGAATACCTGCATCAGGTGTTTGGGGGTGGTCCAGCCTGCACCCGCCTTTATGAGTGTGTGACATGTAGGGCAGAGCTGGAAGCACTGCTTCACCGTCAGAGCAGTGAACTGGATATGTTCATCCGCCTGCACAAGATGTTCCAGGACGAGGAGCACCCAAGCATTGTATATGCCATTTCCATGCGCTGGTTCCGCCAGTGGGAGAGCTTTGTGCGAGGGCGTGAGCAGGAGCCACCAGGGCCTATTGATAACTCATCCATCTGTACCAGCAAGATCGGCCAGCCCATGCTCAAAGCAGGCTCTGATTATGCCCAGATCTCTGAGGAGATGTGGTACTTCTTCTATGAGATTTATGGTGGTGGTCCTGAGTTGTTTGTGCGCTACGGCAGCCCCCCAGGAGCAGCCCGCCGGCAGGAGCGCCTCGATGGATCACGGCAGGAGGGAATTAAGTCAGAGCAACTGCAGTCTAGTGCACGCTCTCTCAGTACTGAAAACCTCCCCTATAAGAGCAACCCAGGCATGGCACAGGTACAGAGCTTGGCCAACCGCCAGAGAACTGTCTCAGCAAGTGAG CAGTTGGTGCAGATGGTACCGACGCACTCAACTAAGCCCTCGGGAACTGATCAAGACAGCCAGACCCCCGAGGGACAGCCCTGCCTTGCCCAGCcaatggaggaggatgaggaggaggaggaggaggagacagagacagtggcACCAGACTCAAGTGCAGCTATGCACATACCTGCCACCACCAAGAAACCAGGATGA
- the LOC125027387 gene encoding ubiquitin carboxyl-terminal hydrolase 20-like isoform X2, with protein MAVGAPCPHLHIIDKSYSARIIAEKKEGTCEWCGAGGTSLWLCLYSGCMRIGCGEAHADHSSWHNNQFPSHCITLNLTNHRAWCYMCEMEVTASVKASLSIPPGQQQHLGGPISAPGVSLAQPITPGESSAEEEEEEDEEDGEDVKARGLVGLRNLGLTCYMNAALQALSNSMPLAHFMIECPAFLRTDRKTPGLARPFQRLMLEMWHRKRPSFVTPSVLYHGFKQLYPMFRGFTQQDSQEFLRYFMDQLHEELREPVHSSHEDEESEMEDDEDLSSASLSEREESQSEAEYETCDSGVSEQSSASSSQHRSKRKKRQHGVDVEAGMSHRSSNRNLILPDHDPSEFSDAVSDTTLLDTESAGGLSSTTSPQVHSSGTSGIGSSKPSMASLTSSYRASSTSPTPGKGQVNPLSNLGRRKKPPLYRSIISDVFDGTIVSSVQCLTCNTISSRKETFQDLSLPIPSSDQLSILQHSSVTQMQHQVGGGGNNSSSLHLAKASCDATTDGWLWWMWVWLRSWLWGPAVSLHHCLAAFFSADELKGDNMYSCEKCGKLRNGVKYSKVVHLPEVLIIHLKRFRHEYMFSSKISQYVSFPLHGLDLTPFLHKDCTSEVVTYDLYAVICHHGTAGGGHYTSYCQNWSNGRWYEFDDQYVTEVSPETVAKCEAYCLFYKKASIEMTARRQRTVELMQVASREPSLMQFYVSKQWVNKFNTFAEPGPIDNSDFLCPHGGVQPQKASYVEDLVMLLYQGVWEYLHQVFGGGPACTRLYECVTCRAELEALLHRQSSELDMFIRLHKMFQDEEHPSIVYAISMRWFRQWESFVRGREQEPPGPIDNSSICTSKIGQPMLKAGSDYAQISEEMWYFFYEIYGGGPELFVRYGSPPGAARRQERLDGSRQEGIKSEQLQSSARSLSTENLPYKSNPGMAQVQSLANRQRTVSASEQLVQMVPTHSTKPSGTDQDSQTPEGQPCLAQPMEEDEEEEEEETETVAPDSSAAMHIPATTKKPG; from the exons GGCACATGCGAGTGGTGCGGCGCGGGCGGGACGAGCCTGTGGCTGTGCCTGTACTCAGGCTGCATGCGCATCGGGTGCGGGGAGGCCCATGCCGACCACTCCTCCTGGCACAACAACCAGTTCCCGTCTCACTGTATCACCCTTAACCTCACCAACCACCGCGCCTGGTGCTACATGTGCGAGATGGAG GTAACAGCATCAGTGAAAGCCAGCCTCAGCATCCCCCCAGGTCAGCAACAGCACTTGGGGGGTCCCATCAGCGCCCCAGGGGTCAGTCTGGCACAGCCTATCACGCCAGGAGAATCAagcgcagaggaagaagaagaggaagatgaggaggatggagaggatgtGAAAGCTAGAG GACTTGTTGGGCTGCGGAACCTGGGTCTGACATGCTACATGAACGCAGCACTGCAAGCCCTAAGCAACTCCATGCCCCTCGCACATTTCATGATTGAGTGCCCAGCCTTCTTGAGAACAGACCGCAAGACACCTGGTCTTGCGCGACCTTTCCAGAGGCTAATGCTAGAGATGTGGCACAGGAAGAGACCCAGCTTTGTCACACCCTCGGTTCTGTACCATGGCTTCAAGCAG CTCTACCCAATGTTCCGAGGCTTCACACAACAAGATTCTCAGGAGTTTCTACGCTACTTCATGGACCAGCTTCACGAGGAGCTCCGCGAACCTGTGCATTCCTCACATGAAGACGAGGAGAGTGAAATGGAAG ATGACGAAGACCTCTCATCTGCCAGTCTATCAGAGCGAGAGGAGTCGCAGTCAGAGGCCGAGTACGAGACTTGTGACTCTGGGGTCTCGGAACAGTCATCAGCCTCGTCTAGCCAACATcgcagcaagagaaaaaaaaggcaacatgGTGTAGATGTTGAAGCAGGCATGAGTCATAGAAGCAGTAAtcg GAACCTGATCCTACCCGACCACGACCCCAGCGAATTCTCCGATGCCGTGTCAGACACAACACTCTTGGATACAGAATCTGCGGGGGGACtgtcctccaccacctccccacaGGTTCACTCCTCTGGCACCAGTGGTATCGGCTCTAGTAAACCCTCCATGGCATCCCTTACATCATCTTATAGAG CCTCATCAACGTCACCCACCCCAGGCAAAGGTCAGGTCAACCCCTTAAGCAACCTCGGAAGGAGAAAAAAGCCCCCCCTCTACAGGAGCATCATCTCGGACGTATTCGATGGCACCATCGTCAGCTCAGTACAGTGCCTGACGTGTAATACCATCTCATCACGCAAAGAGACCTTCCAGGACCTCAGCCTTCCCATCCCAAGCAGTGACCAGCTTAGCATCCTTCAGCACTCGTCTGTCACACAGATGCAGCACCAGGTCGGTGGGGGTGGCAACAACAGTAGCAGCCTCCATCTCGCCAAAGCCTCCTGTGATGCCACCACAGATGG ATGGTTGTGGTGGATGTGGGTTTGGCTGCGGTCATGGCTATGGGGTCCAGCTGTGTCGCTGCATCACTGCCTGGCCGCCTTCTTCAGTGCAGATGAGCTCAAGGGGGACAACATGTACTCATGTGAGAAGTGTGGCAAACTCCGCAATGGTGTCAAATACTCCAAGGTTGTGCACTTGCCTGAAGTGCTCATTATACACCTCAAGAGGTTCCGCCATGAGTACATGTTCAGTTCTAAAATCAGCCAGTATGTGTCATTCCCTCTGCATGGCTTGGatctcacaccttttctacacAAAG ATTGCACATCGGAGGTGGTTACCTATGACCTCTATGCTGTCATCTGCCACCATGGCACAGCGGGAGGGGGACACTATACATCCTACTGCCAGAACTGGAGCAATGGTAGATGGTATGAGTTTGACGACCAGTATGTCACTGAGGTCTCCCCTGAGACTGTGGCCAAGTGTGAGGCCTACTGTCTCTTCTATAAGAAAGCCAGTATTGAGATGACAGCGCGTAGGCAGAGGACAGTCGAGCTGATGCAG GTGGCATCCAGAGAGCCATCATTAATGCAGTTCTATGTATCAAAGCAGTGGGTCAACAAATTCAACACTTTTGCCGAGCCAGGACCCATTGACAATTCCGATTTTCTCTGTCCCCATGGCGGAGTGCAGCCGCAGAAG gccAGTTACGTAGAGGATCTGGTGATGCTGCTGTACCAAGGTGTATGGGAATACCTGCATCAGGTGTTTGGGGGTGGTCCAGCCTGCACCCGCCTTTATGAGTGTGTGACATGTAGGGCAGAGCTGGAAGCACTGCTTCACCGTCAGAGCAGTGAACTGGATATGTTCATCCGCCTGCACAAGATGTTCCAGGACGAGGAGCACCCAAGCATTGTATATGCCATTTCCATGCGCTGGTTCCGCCAGTGGGAGAGCTTTGTGCGAGGGCGTGAGCAGGAGCCACCAGGGCCTATTGATAACTCATCCATCTGTACCAGCAAGATCGGCCAGCCCATGCTCAAAGCAGGCTCTGATTATGCCCAGATCTCTGAGGAGATGTGGTACTTCTTCTATGAGATTTATGGTGGTGGTCCTGAGTTGTTTGTGCGCTACGGCAGCCCCCCAGGAGCAGCCCGCCGGCAGGAGCGCCTCGATGGATCACGGCAGGAGGGAATTAAGTCAGAGCAACTGCAGTCTAGTGCACGCTCTCTCAGTACTGAAAACCTCCCCTATAAGAGCAACCCAGGCATGGCACAGGTACAGAGCTTGGCCAACCGCCAGAGAACTGTCTCAGCAAGTGAG CAGTTGGTGCAGATGGTACCGACGCACTCAACTAAGCCCTCGGGAACTGATCAAGACAGCCAGACCCCCGAGGGACAGCCCTGCCTTGCCCAGCcaatggaggaggatgaggaggaggaggaggaggagacagagacagtggcACCAGACTCAAGTGCAGCTATGCACATACCTGCCACCACCAAGAAACCAGGATGA
- the LOC125027387 gene encoding ubiquitin carboxyl-terminal hydrolase 20-like isoform X5, whose product MAVGAPCPHLHIIDKSYSARIIAEKKEVTASVKASLSIPPGQQQHLGGPISAPGVSLAQPITPGESSAEEEEEEDEEDGEDVKARGLVGLRNLGLTCYMNAALQALSNSMPLAHFMIECPAFLRTDRKTPGLARPFQRLMLEMWHRKRPSFVTPSVLYHGFKQLYPMFRGFTQQDSQEFLRYFMDQLHEELREPVHSSHEDEESEMEADDEDLSSASLSEREESQSEAEYETCDSGVSEQSSASSSQHRSKRKKRQHGVDVEAGMSHRSSNRNLILPDHDPSEFSDAVSDTTLLDTESAGGLSSTTSPQVHSSGTSGIGSSKPSMASLTSSYRASSTSPTPGKGQVNPLSNLGRRKKPPLYRSIISDVFDGTIVSSVQCLTCNTISSRKETFQDLSLPIPSSDQLSILQHSSVTQMQHQVGGGGNNSSSLHLAKASCDATTDGWLWWMWVWLRSWLWGPAVSLHHCLAAFFSADELKGDNMYSCEKCGKLRNGVKYSKVVHLPEVLIIHLKRFRHEYMFSSKISQYVSFPLHGLDLTPFLHKDCTSEVVTYDLYAVICHHGTAGGGHYTSYCQNWSNGRWYEFDDQYVTEVSPETVAKCEAYCLFYKKASIEMTARRQRTVELMQVASREPSLMQFYVSKQWVNKFNTFAEPGPIDNSDFLCPHGGVQPQKASYVEDLVMLLYQGVWEYLHQVFGGGPACTRLYECVTCRAELEALLHRQSSELDMFIRLHKMFQDEEHPSIVYAISMRWFRQWESFVRGREQEPPGPIDNSSICTSKIGQPMLKAGSDYAQISEEMWYFFYEIYGGGPELFVRYGSPPGAARRQERLDGSRQEGIKSEQLQSSARSLSTENLPYKSNPGMAQVQSLANRQRTVSASEQLVQMVPTHSTKPSGTDQDSQTPEGQPCLAQPMEEDEEEEEEETETVAPDSSAAMHIPATTKKPG is encoded by the exons GTAACAGCATCAGTGAAAGCCAGCCTCAGCATCCCCCCAGGTCAGCAACAGCACTTGGGGGGTCCCATCAGCGCCCCAGGGGTCAGTCTGGCACAGCCTATCACGCCAGGAGAATCAagcgcagaggaagaagaagaggaagatgaggaggatggagaggatgtGAAAGCTAGAG GACTTGTTGGGCTGCGGAACCTGGGTCTGACATGCTACATGAACGCAGCACTGCAAGCCCTAAGCAACTCCATGCCCCTCGCACATTTCATGATTGAGTGCCCAGCCTTCTTGAGAACAGACCGCAAGACACCTGGTCTTGCGCGACCTTTCCAGAGGCTAATGCTAGAGATGTGGCACAGGAAGAGACCCAGCTTTGTCACACCCTCGGTTCTGTACCATGGCTTCAAGCAG CTCTACCCAATGTTCCGAGGCTTCACACAACAAGATTCTCAGGAGTTTCTACGCTACTTCATGGACCAGCTTCACGAGGAGCTCCGCGAACCTGTGCATTCCTCACATGAAGACGAGGAGAGTGAAATGGAAG CAGATGACGAAGACCTCTCATCTGCCAGTCTATCAGAGCGAGAGGAGTCGCAGTCAGAGGCCGAGTACGAGACTTGTGACTCTGGGGTCTCGGAACAGTCATCAGCCTCGTCTAGCCAACATcgcagcaagagaaaaaaaaggcaacatgGTGTAGATGTTGAAGCAGGCATGAGTCATAGAAGCAGTAAtcg GAACCTGATCCTACCCGACCACGACCCCAGCGAATTCTCCGATGCCGTGTCAGACACAACACTCTTGGATACAGAATCTGCGGGGGGACtgtcctccaccacctccccacaGGTTCACTCCTCTGGCACCAGTGGTATCGGCTCTAGTAAACCCTCCATGGCATCCCTTACATCATCTTATAGAG CCTCATCAACGTCACCCACCCCAGGCAAAGGTCAGGTCAACCCCTTAAGCAACCTCGGAAGGAGAAAAAAGCCCCCCCTCTACAGGAGCATCATCTCGGACGTATTCGATGGCACCATCGTCAGCTCAGTACAGTGCCTGACGTGTAATACCATCTCATCACGCAAAGAGACCTTCCAGGACCTCAGCCTTCCCATCCCAAGCAGTGACCAGCTTAGCATCCTTCAGCACTCGTCTGTCACACAGATGCAGCACCAGGTCGGTGGGGGTGGCAACAACAGTAGCAGCCTCCATCTCGCCAAAGCCTCCTGTGATGCCACCACAGATGG ATGGTTGTGGTGGATGTGGGTTTGGCTGCGGTCATGGCTATGGGGTCCAGCTGTGTCGCTGCATCACTGCCTGGCCGCCTTCTTCAGTGCAGATGAGCTCAAGGGGGACAACATGTACTCATGTGAGAAGTGTGGCAAACTCCGCAATGGTGTCAAATACTCCAAGGTTGTGCACTTGCCTGAAGTGCTCATTATACACCTCAAGAGGTTCCGCCATGAGTACATGTTCAGTTCTAAAATCAGCCAGTATGTGTCATTCCCTCTGCATGGCTTGGatctcacaccttttctacacAAAG ATTGCACATCGGAGGTGGTTACCTATGACCTCTATGCTGTCATCTGCCACCATGGCACAGCGGGAGGGGGACACTATACATCCTACTGCCAGAACTGGAGCAATGGTAGATGGTATGAGTTTGACGACCAGTATGTCACTGAGGTCTCCCCTGAGACTGTGGCCAAGTGTGAGGCCTACTGTCTCTTCTATAAGAAAGCCAGTATTGAGATGACAGCGCGTAGGCAGAGGACAGTCGAGCTGATGCAG GTGGCATCCAGAGAGCCATCATTAATGCAGTTCTATGTATCAAAGCAGTGGGTCAACAAATTCAACACTTTTGCCGAGCCAGGACCCATTGACAATTCCGATTTTCTCTGTCCCCATGGCGGAGTGCAGCCGCAGAAG gccAGTTACGTAGAGGATCTGGTGATGCTGCTGTACCAAGGTGTATGGGAATACCTGCATCAGGTGTTTGGGGGTGGTCCAGCCTGCACCCGCCTTTATGAGTGTGTGACATGTAGGGCAGAGCTGGAAGCACTGCTTCACCGTCAGAGCAGTGAACTGGATATGTTCATCCGCCTGCACAAGATGTTCCAGGACGAGGAGCACCCAAGCATTGTATATGCCATTTCCATGCGCTGGTTCCGCCAGTGGGAGAGCTTTGTGCGAGGGCGTGAGCAGGAGCCACCAGGGCCTATTGATAACTCATCCATCTGTACCAGCAAGATCGGCCAGCCCATGCTCAAAGCAGGCTCTGATTATGCCCAGATCTCTGAGGAGATGTGGTACTTCTTCTATGAGATTTATGGTGGTGGTCCTGAGTTGTTTGTGCGCTACGGCAGCCCCCCAGGAGCAGCCCGCCGGCAGGAGCGCCTCGATGGATCACGGCAGGAGGGAATTAAGTCAGAGCAACTGCAGTCTAGTGCACGCTCTCTCAGTACTGAAAACCTCCCCTATAAGAGCAACCCAGGCATGGCACAGGTACAGAGCTTGGCCAACCGCCAGAGAACTGTCTCAGCAAGTGAG CAGTTGGTGCAGATGGTACCGACGCACTCAACTAAGCCCTCGGGAACTGATCAAGACAGCCAGACCCCCGAGGGACAGCCCTGCCTTGCCCAGCcaatggaggaggatgaggaggaggaggaggaggagacagagacagtggcACCAGACTCAAGTGCAGCTATGCACATACCTGCCACCACCAAGAAACCAGGATGA